Within the Mugil cephalus isolate CIBA_MC_2020 chromosome 1, CIBA_Mcephalus_1.1, whole genome shotgun sequence genome, the region gcaaacaaagaGGCCTTGCATCAGATGTTTATGTTTCTGGAGTGAAACAACGTCGAACTGCTAACTCACTCAGAGGTGTGGTGAGCTTTCGTGTGTCTCGGGCCTAACTGAGACTAACTGATCTCTCCTCAGCTGCCCGTCGCGGTGAAGTCGCTGAAGAGCAGCATGTCGCGGCAGACGGACACGCTGGCGGACTTCCTCCAAGAAGTGAGCACCATGCAGTCCCTGGACCACCCCAACATCATACGGCTCTACGGCGTCGTGCTAACACACCCGCTGAAGATGGTAGGATGATTCATTGCCCGCGGTGAATCACGCCTTGCAAATCCTGTGCTTTTAGGagcttaaacacacactgacctaTATTTCCCTCCCTGTAGGTGACAGAGCTGGCGCCTTTGGGCTCGCTGTATGACACCCTGCGCTCACGTCAATATGAGTACCCCCTGGCACGCCTATGGCTCTTCGCCACCCAGATTGTGTCGGGCATGGAGTACCTGGAGTCCAGGAGGTTCATCCACAGGGACCTGGCCGCAAGGAACGTGCTGCTGGCGTCCAAGGATATGGTGAAGATCGGAGACTTCGGCCTGATGAGAGGCCTGAGCCAAGAGACCGACCACTACGTCATGACGGCACACAGGAGGATCCCGTTTGCATGGTGAGAGTCACCAGGGGGAAACAATTACTAATAATATTTGGAAACGCCTAAAAGTGGGATTAATCAGCTCTTACTCgtgcttttatctcctccaggTGTGCTCCAGAGAGCCTACGCATCGGCTCCTTCTCCCACCTGTCAGACGTCTGGATGTTTGGCGTGACGCTGTGGGAGATGTTCACCTACTGCGAGGAACCCTGGTTCGGTCTGTCGGGTCGTCAGGTGCGCACGTGTCAGCAGTTTAACATTCACGTTTCCCTTTTATTGTTCCGTCGTATCTGACTTCACGGCTGGAATGCGCGCTCACGCCTTTTcgcactgtttgtttttgtcacctGCGGCGTGACTCACACTTTAAGCATCGCTGATATGCGCTATCTCTCTGGTGCAGATTTTGTGGCGCGTGGAGCGGGAGGGAGAGCGCCTGGAGAAGCCGCAGGATTGCCCCCAGGAGCTTTACGCCGTCATGAGGAAGTGCTGGGCCTGCAGTCCCGCCGACAGGCCCAGCTTCGCCAAGCTCAGCACCATGGTGGCAGAGGTGTGGACTTGTATTatttaaagcataggtcttcaacagggggtccgtgacccctagggggtcgcaaaatctttgtggttgattagacatttttttagatattttttctttaaatgctcaTTAGGATAGGATTAGGGATAAGggatgaatgcaaaatgctaaattataatgtatatttataatagcgctaggcagagtttaataaagaacacatatagtaagtagaCTCCTGATATAAATCTTTATTTGTACTTGGTGATAAAATCAGAGCGGGGAGACTTTTAATCTAGGAATGTTTAATTCTTCCTCATATCTTTGAgtttcttttcatcatcttcttcctcttcaggcCAAACCAATGGAGGTGCAGGCAACGAGAGACTTCGCCGAGTCCAGAAAGCTCGCACTCGCGGCCAACGACCTTGTGACCGTCATAGACCACGGGTGGGTGAGCGGAAAGAAGggtggggcaaaaaaaaaaaaaaaaaaaggaaagggaaaaccTCATCTGACACAATGGGCTTTTGTCGCGGTGAAACAGGGGTTTATATCGGCGCTCTCTCAGAAGTGCATACCAGCCGTAATCCCATCCAGTCCTCAAATGCGTTCGCGCTTTGTTTGTTGAACGGGTTTCGCAGCTTTGACGTTGTCCTTTtaaggttgtttttgtttcaccttACGCAGCTGTGATCAAGATCAAGATAAATCCTcaaaaatatctacaaaaaaaaaaaacaaacaaaatgaatacaatGGAATTGTGAGGGCAGGATTGCTGTTAGTGCACAGTAACACTACTTAAGTTCAGCTTTATCGTCACTTCCTTCACATGAACCAGACAGACTGTCCTGCAGTGAAAATCTTATTCTGAAATCTCAGACGCACACTGCTGTGTTTACGTCAAGCATGTTTAGGTTTACAACAGTTTGCCACCGTACTTGAAGAGACCTGATTCTTGTCTGTAGTGACATCACATCACCTGATGTAACAAACTAGATACTGTGATACTGATTTCTTTGGCTTCTGTTCAGtgcacatgtttatttatttatttaaatgaaatatcttCGTCTCTCTGTGCAGTCTGGAGTTGACTGAGTGGCGAGGTCAGAACCAGAGGACTCTCGGCGTCGGCTGGTTTCCCGCGACCCTCATCATGCCGCCGCTCCCCTCTGCTGCTGCCATAGCCGCCGCCACTGCCGCTGTCGCCGCGGCCGCATCCAGCAACCCCGGACCCAACCCAGTCCCCGGCTCGGCCCTCATCTCGCCCCCGCTGAAGGGCAGTCTGCAGCACACCGGGCACGGAGACATCAAGCCTGACCGCTGCTGGGGAACTCCTGAGAGCCTGGAAGAGTCAGTAACACGCCTCTCCTCCCTATCTTTATGCTGACCTCTGTAATAAAGTCGCTCACGTTCCCTAGTTTTATTGCACGGTGTTAAGCTCGCTGCCGTAGCGAACTTTCCCCCGCTGCAAGTGAATAGTGTAATTGGCGAGCCAAGCCcgtcattttaatgtgtttactgTTGTGATGTGTGCAGCAGCGGCAACTGGAGGCCAGGCCCtggcagagagaaggaggggtcCAATCTGCAGAAAATGGCAGGTAGGAACTAAAAATAAACCCAGCAGGAGAACGTGTGTCAGCAAAGAAGATAATATGGCTAGATGTGATCCATACGCTGAGACTTTACTTACCTCTAATGTTCTTAACCTAAAGGCAACAATCTTATATCAGTGGACAGCACACATCCTCGTTACGTAATTATTAGTTTAGTAAGGAGTCTGCTTGACAAAAATGGGTGCCATctcatttgtctttctgttatgttgtttatattttaagtaTATGAAGCCTCGCTCATCCAGGCAGCTCTTTCAGCTACTCACCTTTGACCAGTCTGCCCCCTACTGGCCGAATCAGGCACTACATATGCAATACTACTAAACTGTGCAGGCagcaaaaagtgtttaaaacatgtttgttctCTAGTGTGAGTgtctaccttttttttctaactcctCCCCATGTCTCCAGGTATGTCTCGGAGCCTGGAGTCAGTGTTGGGTGGCCAACGGCCCCGGGCTAACACAGTCGGGGTTGTGAGAGTTGACCAGCACGGCAGACTCCTGCCTCCTGCGTTGGAAGCTCAAAGCGTGGTGGTGCAGGATCCCCGGCGGTTCAGCGAGGCCGGCCTCGTTGCCCCACTTCGCCCGCCGCCCCCGAACCTGAAGCGCTTGATGATGATAAAGACTCAGAGGAAGCAAGCAGCTCAGCCGCCGCCGGGCTCCTCGTGGCCTCCGCAGGCGGTCCTGCCCCCTACGACGCAGATGCAGCctcagccccagccccagcccctccCGCCGAATCAACAAGCCATCGTGAGCTCGAACCTGCCGAAAGCGACCCAGCTGGCGCGCTCCACCCCGCAGCTGGACGAACACACAGACAACAGGGAGAGAGACCGAGAGCGAATGAGGGATCGGGAGAAGGCGCCCAACGCACAGAGCGTGAGAGACACTCTCACCACACAGGTAAGAGACGGGGTTCTACACCTAGGCTCCTAGCACACAAAATGTCAACCTCAAAGCATTAACGTATGTGTCTGGTGCACCCGGTTAGATCATGGAGGCTGTACACGGAGTGACCATCGAAGAGGTTCATGCTGCACTTCAACGTAATGACTGGAACCCAGTGAGGGCTGAGCAACAACTCAAGGTGAGACCTGGGAAATAAACCCGTCCATCTATAGCAGCTGGAGTTTAACTGCAGGTTATGTAGGATTAAaatgtaagataagataaggtatGCCTTTaatcatcccacagtggggtaattctcattgttaacagcagccgAGCCATTCAGCGATCACAGACGGCGAACTAAAGAATAAAACCgatatgaaaacaaatacatttaacgAGACAAACGACAGGAAAATAAGGTCCCATGAAATATTACACAGAAGAAACTGAAGcatacagaaatataaaataatatatttacaatatatatacaatatatatttacaatttacaattaTGAACCCGGTGGATTAGCTTAAATTCGCCATTGAGTTGGCTGCTTCCACACCAACTGGTTAAGTTTCAAATCTCCAATGAGAATTCTTCATGCACATATAGGTATAAAAGGTACACATCTGGTCAATGATCTCTAGAATCAttaaccacttcctgttttgagAATGTTTTAAATTGAGATCTACAATCTTCTGTTTCTGGCGTTCGCGCGCAGGAAAGATCCCAATAAACGAACCCGCGGCTCACTGGCGCCTTCTTCCACGAGGCAGAGGTACTGTCCGCCTCAGTTCAGGTGCTTTTTCAGTGCGGTTTAATGTCGGATAAACAAGACTGAATGTGTTACACTCATACATGAAGTATGTTGACTAGGCTATAGAGAATTAGGCCAAAAGTGCAGGCAACCGTTATACGGGCCCAACCCAGTTTGTTGTGTAATCGGAGGTGAGGCTCAGCTCCCGGCTGCCTCAACTTGCACCTCTCCCTGTGAAATTTCAGGGAATCGATTATAAAAAATGATCGAAATTACTCAGAGGCCCCCCTCCCCTGACCATACGTCCCCTGATTTGGACTATACAGTGAACTGCTTGTTTGAGGAATGTGCAATCCAAATACCATTAACTAAACTGGAACCAGGGGGGGCAGAGTGCCCCTATAGCACCGCTGCTATATATAACCTGTGTGCAGGCAACTTACTATAAGCTTGAAAGGCAGGAGGTGGAGGTCatgggtgggggggttgtggTAGATATATATGCAGCAGCGAATTTAGGTCTTGAGTTGAAAAAGTAGTCAGACACAGTTGTGCTTGacagttatttgttttgtgtgtgtataaggtTAAAGCaacttattttaattaattaaacagagCAGCACAAATTATAACTTTTCTACTAATAATTTGATGAAACTGTGATAAACTGTAATTAGTTGTTGCACAGTTGTTTCTAAAGTTTCAACCCTTACAAaggaagaaacacaacagcGATCCAGTCTGACGCTGCTTTTTCCCCATTAAAAACCTGTGATGGCTGTTTCTGAGCGTGTtcctatttctttctctctgtctcctcagtTGGAGCAGCTGTACTCGCTGAGCCTCTGCTCCAGAGAGGACTGCGTGAGGATCCTCACCAAATACCAGTGGAACCTGCAGCTGGCCAGCCGC harbors:
- the tnk1 gene encoding non-receptor tyrosine-protein kinase TNK1, encoding MLMDQDTQWLYQLLTEVQLEKFYLRVRDGLNITRVEHFAYVKESDLEQIGISKPAQRRLWEALKRYKTSSRARSWIPKVLSSRSQDAGEQWTGQAQETRALPCLIQDTELNLGEKLGSGSFGVVKRGEWHTPTGRVLPVAVKSLKSSMSRQTDTLADFLQEVSTMQSLDHPNIIRLYGVVLTHPLKMVTELAPLGSLYDTLRSRQYEYPLARLWLFATQIVSGMEYLESRRFIHRDLAARNVLLASKDMVKIGDFGLMRGLSQETDHYVMTAHRRIPFAWCAPESLRIGSFSHLSDVWMFGVTLWEMFTYCEEPWFGLSGRQILWRVEREGERLEKPQDCPQELYAVMRKCWACSPADRPSFAKLSTMVAEAKPMEVQATRDFAESRKLALAANDLVTVIDHGLELTEWRGQNQRTLGVGWFPATLIMPPLPSAAAIAAATAAVAAAASSNPGPNPVPGSALISPPLKGSLQHTGHGDIKPDRCWGTPESLEDSGNWRPGPGREKEGSNLQKMAGMSRSLESVLGGQRPRANTVGVVRVDQHGRLLPPALEAQSVVVQDPRRFSEAGLVAPLRPPPPNLKRLMMIKTQRKQAAQPPPGSSWPPQAVLPPTTQMQPQPQPQPLPPNQQAIVSSNLPKATQLARSTPQLDEHTDNRERDRERMRDREKAPNAQSVRDTLTTQIMEAVHGVTIEEVHAALQRNDWNPVRAEQQLKLEQLYSLSLCSREDCVRILTKYQWNLQLASRYLFRMSREDRA